A genome region from Tachyglossus aculeatus isolate mTacAcu1 chromosome 1, mTacAcu1.pri, whole genome shotgun sequence includes the following:
- the PSMC1 gene encoding 26S proteasome regulatory subunit 4, whose protein sequence is MEEEFIRNQEQMKPLEEKQEEERSKVDDLRGTPMSVGTLEEIIDDNHAIVSTSVGSEHYVSILSFVDKDLLEPGCSVLLNHKVHAVIGVLMDDTDPLVTVMKVEKAPQETYADIGGLDNQIQEIKESVELPLTHPEYYEEMGIKPPKGVILYGPPGTGKTLLAKAVANQTSATFLRVVGSELIQKYLGDGPKLVRELFRVAEEHAPSIVFIDEIDAIGTKRYDSNSGGEREIQRTMLELLNQLDGFDSRGDVKVIMATNRIETLDPALIRPGRIDRKIEFPLPDEKTKKRIFQIHTSRMTLADDVTLDDLIMAKDDLSGADIKAICTEAGLMALRERRMKVTNEDFKKSKENVLYKKQEGTPEGLYL, encoded by the exons ATGGAAGAAGAGTTCATTAGAAATCAGGAGCAGATGAAACCACTGGAAGAAAAGCAAGAG GAGGAGAGATCCAAGGTGGATGATCTGAGAGGGACTCCGATGTCGGTTGGCACCCTGGAGGAGATTATTGACGATAACCATGCTATTGTGTCTACGTCAGTGGGTTCAGAGCATTACGTCAGTATTCTGTCTTTTGTGGACAAGGATCTTCTGGAACCAGGTTGCTCTGTTTTGCTCAACCACAAG GTTCACGCTGTGATAGGAGTTCTGATGGACGACACAGACCCCCTTGTTACAGTGATGAAAGTGGAGAAAGCGCCTCAGGAAACCTATGCTGATATTGGTGGACTGGATAATCAAATTCAAGAAATTAAG GAATCTGTGGAGCTTCCTCTCACCCATCCTGAATATTATGAGGAGATGGGTATCAAGCCACCCAAAGGAGTCATTCTGTATGGTCcacctggcacag GTAAAACACTGTTAGCCAAAGCTGTAGCAAACCAGACCTCGGCAACCTTCCTGAGAGTTGTTGGCTCTGAGCTAATACAGAAGTACCTTGGGGATGGTCCAAAGCTTGTTCGGGAGCTGTTCCGAGTAGCAGAGGAGCATGCACCGTCGATTGTATTCATCGATGAAATTGACGCCATTGGCACCAAGAG GTACGATTCAAATTCTGGAGGTGAAAGAGAAATTCAACGAACAATGTTGGAGTTGCTGAACCAGTTGGATGGCTTTGACTCTAGAGGAGATGTGAAAGTTATTATGGCAACGAACCGAATAGAAACTTTGGATCCTGCATTAATCAGACCAG GTCGTATCGACAGGAAGATCGAGTTTCCCCTGCCAGATGAAAAGACAAAGAAGCGCATCTTTCAGATTCATACCAGCAGAATGACTTTAGCTGATGATGTAACTTTAGATGATCTGATCATGGCTAAAGATGATCTCTCTGGAGCAGATATAAAG gcAATCTGTACCGAAGCTGGCTTGATGGCTTTGAGAGAACGCAGAATGAAAGTAACAAATGAAGACTTTAAAAAATCAAAAGAGAATGTTCTTTATAAAAAGCAAGAAGGTACCCCAGAGGGACTCTATCTCTAA